The Pyrus communis chromosome 9, drPyrComm1.1, whole genome shotgun sequence genome has a segment encoding these proteins:
- the LOC137745452 gene encoding cysteine proteinase inhibitor 1-like, which yields MHPHCFFLALFALLVSLATATTTNNVPGNWRSIDGINLNATEIGEWAVSEYNKNATNKLVFETVISARTSFYESGTLYLLVVAAKDESLPNPTGKYKTEVLDKDGGPRELIAFFKIEAVETNI from the coding sequence ATGCATCCTCATTGCTTCTTTCTCGCACTCTTTGCTCTGCTGGTTTCTCTGGCAACCGCTACTACAACAAACAACGTTCCCGGTAACTGGAGGTCTATAGACGGCATCAATTTAAACGCGACGGAGATCGGAGAGTGGGCCGTTTCCGAGTACAACAAGAATGCCACAAACAAATTAGTATTTGAAACGGTGATTTCGGCTCGGACTTCATTTTATGAATCAGGTACATTATATTTGCTTGTTGTTGCGGCCAAGGACGAGTCTTTGCCCAATCCCACTGGAAAGTACAAAACAGAAGTACTCGATAAGGATGGAGGGCCGCGGGAATTGATAGCCTTTTTCAAGATAGAGGCCGTAGAAACTAATATTTAG
- the LOC137744995 gene encoding superoxide dismutase [Cu-Zn] 1-like — protein MVKGVAVLGSSEGVKGTINFVQEGDGPTTVTGSVSGLKPGLHGFHVHALGDTTNGCLSTGPHFNPNGKEHGAPEDEDRHAGDLGNITVGDDGTATFTIIDKQIPLTGPHSVIGRAVVVHGDPDDLGKGGHELSKSTGNAGGRVACGIIGLQG, from the exons ATGGTGAAGGGTGTTGCTGTTCTCGGCTCCAGCGAGGGTGTTAAAGGAACCATCAACTTCGTCCAGGAGGGAGATG GCCCAACTACTGTGACTGGAAGTGTCTCTGGCCTCAAGCCTGGACTTCATGGTTTCCACGTCCATGCTCTCGGAGACACAACAAACGGTTGCTTGTCAACTG GGCCACACTTCAATCCTAATGGAAAAGAGCATGGTGCCCCTGAAGATGAGGATCGTCATGCTGGTGACCTTGGAAATATCACTGTTGGGGATGATG GAACTGCAACCTTCACAATTATTGACAAGCAG ATTCCTCTCACCGGACCACACTCTGTCATTGGTAGGGCAGTTGTTGTCCATGGCGACCCGGATGACCTGGGCAAGG GTGGGCATGAGCTCAGCAAATCCACTGGAAATGCTGGTGGCAGGGTAGCTTGCG GTATTATCGGTCTGCAAGGATGA
- the LOC137744119 gene encoding coiled-coil domain-containing protein SCD2-like has product MDRMRPVYVRQKSNSSGGTPGPPTSPMMSPMNHHGRSGSVGMVGARKVQHTKAAAQRLAHVMAHKPADDDDEDDDDLSYDPGLSSGTGSLGLVGGRSMRPRSPMSVRAAQEHSTTTRGRSSPSLNSMEQPSSTHSIPSSRPYQYAEQPSSAHSTPASRTYQSINTKPIHPVVEQPHSLRSLIATRPSQPSNSNEQPTSARTISGMNSARSSQPTNVVDQPTSARSISGLNSARSSQPTPAVEQPTSARSLAAARPQLGTKPVHIMPASVPISLRPPSSADPPADNRREPAPVPLRPTSTSSGSDASADTRRDKRMSLDLGTFNMRENRAQRSSALEDELDMLQEENENLLEKLRLAEERCDETEARARQLEQQVANLGEGVTLEARLLSRKEAALQQREVALKEAAQTHGGSAHGGRNDEAEYELRSLRIMTQRMILSREEMEEVVLKRSWLARYWSLCVEHGIHAEIAASRSEFWSSLAPLPVQAILAAGQIAKEGIDNNDPDEREDSPRDLNELSGERNIESMLLVEKGLRELASLKVEEAVALAMAKHRRPSSKKTGLIDLKLPIDGQFEAFELSKEESEDVLFKQAWLAYFWRRAKNHGVEPDIADERLQFWINHNSNSPATSHDAVDVERGLLELKKLGIETQLWRESRKWLEHDSMHRTQSLSDF; this is encoded by the exons ATGGATCGGATGAGGCCGGTGTACGTCAGGCAGAAGAGCAATAGTAGTGGCGGCACCCCGGGGCCACCAACTTCGCCAATGATGTCGCCAATGAACCACCATGGGAGGTCGGGGTCGGTTGGAATGGTGGGTGCCAGGAAAGTGCAGCACACGAAAGCCGCAGCGCAAAGGCTTGCACATGTGATGGCTCACAAACCAGCTGACGACGATGATGAGGACGACGACGATCTTTCTTATGATCCTGGCTTGTCAAGCGGCACAGGCAGCCTTGGACTTGTCGGCGGAAGATCAATGCGCCCACGCTCTCCAATG TCAGTTCGTGCCGCTCAAGAACATTCTACAACTACACGGGGACGATCATCACCGTCTCTTAACTCCATGGAACAACCATCTTCTACCCATTCGATACCATCTAGTCGACCATATCAGTACGCAGAACAACCGTCATCAGCTCATTCAACACCAGCAAGCCGAACATACCAATCCATCAACACAAAACCCATTCACCCTGTTGTCGAACAACCACATTCTCTTCGCTCTTTAATCGCTACTAGACCATCCCAGCCTTCAAATTCCAACGAACAACCTACCTCTGCTCGTACTATATCAGGCATGAACTCTGCTCGATCATCTCAGCCAACAAATGTTGTCGACCAACCTACCTCTGCTCGTTCTATATCAGGCCTGAACTCTGCCCGGTCATCTCAGCCTACCCCTGCTGTCGAACAACCTACCTCTGCACGCTCTTTAGCTGCTGCCCGTCCGCAGTTAGGAACCAAGCCAGTCCACATCATGCCAGCTAGTGTACCTATATCACTTAGGCCACCCTCTTCTGCTGATCCTCCAGCTGATAATCGAAGAGAGCCAGCACCAGTACCACTACGGCCAACCTCTACTTCCAGTGGATCAGACGCTTCAGCTGATACTCGGAGAGATAAAAG GATGTCTTTGGATTTAGGGACTTTTaacatgagagaaaatcggGCGCAGCGTTCTTCTGCTTTAGAAGATGAG CTTGATATGCTCcaggaagaaaatgaaaatttactCGAAAAG CTTCGACTTGCAGAAGAGAGGTGCGACGAAACAGAAGCAAGAGCTCGACAGCTCGAGCAACAG GTTGCTAATCTTGGCGAAGGTGTGACGTTGGAAGCCCGTCTTCTAAGCAG AAAGGAGGCAGCACTGCAGCAAAGGGAG GTTGCTTTGAAAGAGGCTGCACAGACTCACGGTGGTAGCGCTCATGGTGGTAGAAATGACGAAGCAGAGTACGAACTCAGATCACTTCGGATTATGACTCAACGAATGATACTGAGTCGCGAAGAGATG GAAGAGGTGGTCTTGAAGAGATCTTGGCTAGCTCGGTACTGGAGTTTATGCGTTGAGCATG GTATTCATGCTGAGATAGCGGCATCAAGATCCGAATTCTGGTCATCGCTTGCTCCTCTTCCTGTTCAAGCTATATTAGCAGCCGGACAAATAGCGAAAGAGGGGATAG ACAACAATGATCCAGATGAAAGAGAAGATAGTCCACGAGATTTGAATGAACTCTCGGGCGAGAGAAACATTGAGAGCATGCTCTTGGTGGAGAAGGGTCTGCGCGAACTTGCTTCGTTAAAG GTAGAGGAAGCAGTGGCACTTGCAATGGCTAAACATCGACGCCCTAGTTCGAAGAAAACTGGTCTTATAG ATTTGAAGCTACCAATTGATGGACAGTTTGAAGCATTTG AACTCAGCAAAGAGGAGTCTGAAGATGTGCTTTTCAAGCAG GCTTGGCTTGCATATTTCTGGAGAAGAGCTAAAAACCATGGCGTGGAACCAGATATAGCGGATGAGCGTTTGCAATTCTGGATCAACCACAACTCCAACTCACCCGCCACCTCGCACGATGCAGTTGATG TTGAGCGCGGTCTTCTGGAGCTGAAGAAGCTGGGAATCGAAACGCAGTTATGGAGAGAATCTCGGAAATGGCTCGAGCATGATTCGATGCATAGAACGCAAAGTCTGTCCGACTTCTGA
- the LOC137745077 gene encoding protein CANDIDATE G-PROTEIN COUPLED RECEPTOR 2-like, which yields MQALEEAPSQSGLPIPLTQAPNSTIDDGVSGSEFYSWLGECHGFFHNVALIVPSLLFVLYLAFQSRKSFAKLSHGRSYIMIAYYGCLWLVSLLNLAWCCFQAWECSPGKEVTWNVLSLFTTSGMLFLEVSLLAFLLQGNYASGLEALTRTFVISGILVVLDVLLKAIYLFGLGIPLFIDNNDRAHRTKWALWVVHRLVITAIYGFILFMYHSKWRERLPARPAFYKYTAIMFMLNVLVLFACLLTGNGAGFGFWLYSATIVCYHAFYLPLLYVTFLADFFQEEDLQLENVYYSEMKDAGFFDADWE from the exons ATGCAAGCTCTCGAAGAAGCTCCCTCGCAATCCGGACTCCCAATTCCACTCACCCAGGCCCCAAATTCAACCATAGACGACGGCGTTTCGGGCTCCGAATTCTACAGCTGGCTCGGCGAATGTCATGGGTTCTTCCACAATGTGGCTCTGATCGTGCCCTCGCTTCTCTTCGTCCTGTATTTGGCGTTTCAATCGAGAAAAAGCTTCGCGAAGCTCTCCCATGGCCGCTCTTATATCATGATTGCCTACTACGGGTGCCTCTGGCTTGTTAGCTTGCTCAATCTTGCTTGGTGCTGTTTTCAG GCATGGGAGTGCAGTCCTGGAAAAGAAGTAACATGGAATGTATTATCTTTGTTCACAACCTCCGGGATGCTATTTTTGGAAGTAAGCTTGCTGGCATTTTTGCTTCAAGGGAATTATGCAAGTGGACTGGAAGCTTTGACACGGACTTTTGTCATCTCAGGGATCCTTGTTGTTTTGGATGTACTTCTCAAG GCAATATATCTATTTGGACTTGGCATTCCATTGTTCATCGACAATAATGACCGTGCGCATCGAACAAAGTGGGCCTTGTGGGTTGTCCACAGGCTAGTGATTACTGCAATTTACGGCTTCATATTGTTTATGTACCATTCCAAGTGGAGAGAGAGGTTACCGG CAAGACCTGCATTCTACAAGTATACCGCTATCATGTTTATGTTAAACGTACTAGTACTGTTTGCTTGCTTGCTTACTGGAAATGGGGCTGGATTTGGATTCTG GCTATATAGTGCTACTATTGTCTGTTATCACGCCTTTTATCTTCCGCTTTTGTACGTAACATTTCTGGCAGACTTCTTCCAG GAAGAAGATTTACAGTTGGAGAATGTGTACTATTCAGAAATGAAAGATGCCGGTTTCTTTGACGCGGATTGGGAGTGA